Proteins encoded within one genomic window of Gracilimonas sp.:
- the hslO gene encoding Hsp33 family molecular chaperone HslO encodes MNIEEYNFKDRLIKGITKDGHFKVSVVKTTKVVKTAKDNHRLSLLNTVILGKALTATMLLASELKGEERIQLRMDGNGPIGHLVAEANSVGEIRGYVKNPTAELDYADPETQLGDGIGLGVLTFSKILYNEAEPRTSSIQLIKGDVTSDVAHYLAQSEQIPSALLIDVGIDEEGNVTQAGGLMIQRLPGAPDGQIDMLQERLGAFPPIDELLSDDQYIDEIMQKAISPLEVKELNRQPVDFFCRCNRKRFKNALSMLSLDDLKDMEGEGQEVVCQYCNKRELISKEEVENIIMDAKAKLN; translated from the coding sequence ATGAACATCGAAGAGTATAATTTCAAGGACCGACTCATCAAGGGAATCACAAAAGACGGTCATTTCAAAGTCTCTGTGGTAAAAACCACGAAAGTTGTTAAAACTGCAAAAGACAATCACCGGCTTTCATTGCTTAATACCGTAATTTTAGGAAAAGCATTAACCGCCACCATGCTTTTAGCGTCTGAGCTTAAAGGGGAAGAGCGCATACAGCTTCGTATGGATGGTAATGGGCCCATCGGTCATTTAGTAGCTGAAGCAAATTCTGTGGGTGAGATTCGCGGTTATGTTAAGAACCCCACAGCAGAGCTCGATTATGCTGATCCTGAGACTCAACTGGGAGATGGTATTGGCCTCGGTGTGCTGACTTTTTCTAAGATATTATATAATGAAGCAGAACCTCGTACCAGCAGCATCCAATTGATAAAAGGGGATGTAACCAGCGACGTAGCTCATTATCTTGCTCAGTCCGAACAAATTCCTTCAGCCCTTCTTATTGACGTCGGTATTGATGAAGAGGGTAATGTCACACAAGCCGGTGGACTTATGATACAGCGCCTTCCCGGTGCCCCGGATGGTCAAATTGATATGCTGCAAGAACGTTTGGGGGCATTTCCTCCTATTGATGAGTTATTGTCCGACGATCAATACATTGACGAAATTATGCAAAAAGCCATTTCTCCCCTTGAGGTAAAAGAGCTAAACCGACAGCCGGTAGATTTCTTCTGCCGATGCAACCGTAAACGTTTTAAAAATGCCTTATCTATGCTGAGCCTTGATGATCTCAAGGATATGGAAGGGGAAGGACAAGAAGTGGTATGTCAGTATTGCAACAAGAGAGAGTTAATCTCGAAAGAGGAAGTTGAGAACATAATCATGGACGCTAAGGCAAAATTAAATTAG
- a CDS encoding M28 family metallopeptidase, producing MKLFKATVLPILFTTLLIGISSAQTPETEVLREIGAAPSADRIEADITKLVDFGTRHTLSDTTSDTRGIGAARRWLKAEFERISEACGGCLEVFYVSGVIEGTQRIPEPTNIVNVVAIQRGTADPNRFIMMSGDIDSRVSDALDGTSDSPGANDNASGVAGVLEAARVLTQYEFEGSIMYAQLSGEEQGLFGGQILAEHAKEQGWDIKGVLNNDMIGNIQGINGVIDNTTARVFSEGTRAVETEREARIRRFTGGEVDSPSRNLARYVDKMADLYIRNLDVMMIYRLDRFGRGGHHRPFNDAGFPGVRIMETNEDYNHQHQDLRTEDGVEYGDVLSEVEFDYAAKLTGLNAVVMAGMSWAPKPPAEVSISGAVRPSATLSWKALDPDKNPQLAGYRIYWRLTDSNQWEKSVFVPADVTEHTLENVVIDNYYFGVASVSKSGFESPVVFPGPAGSFGD from the coding sequence ATGAAATTATTTAAAGCTACTGTTCTACCTATTCTTTTTACTACTCTCCTTATTGGGATTAGTTCAGCACAAACACCTGAAACTGAAGTTTTGCGTGAAATTGGGGCGGCACCATCTGCTGACCGTATTGAGGCAGACATCACCAAACTGGTAGATTTTGGAACCCGACATACCCTTTCCGATACGACTTCCGACACAAGAGGAATTGGGGCGGCACGGCGATGGCTTAAAGCTGAGTTCGAGCGAATTTCTGAAGCTTGCGGAGGCTGTCTGGAAGTCTTTTATGTAAGTGGCGTGATTGAAGGGACGCAAAGAATTCCTGAGCCAACCAATATTGTAAACGTGGTTGCCATTCAACGCGGTACTGCCGATCCCAATCGTTTTATAATGATGAGCGGTGACATTGACTCTCGGGTCAGTGATGCTTTGGATGGAACTTCGGATTCACCCGGCGCTAATGATAATGCATCGGGCGTTGCAGGAGTGCTTGAAGCAGCTCGCGTTTTAACACAGTATGAATTTGAAGGATCTATCATGTATGCCCAACTTTCCGGCGAAGAGCAAGGCCTGTTTGGCGGACAAATTTTAGCTGAACATGCCAAAGAACAAGGCTGGGATATTAAAGGGGTGTTGAATAATGATATGATTGGCAACATTCAGGGAATCAATGGAGTTATTGATAATACAACGGCACGTGTATTTTCTGAAGGGACCCGCGCGGTTGAAACGGAGCGAGAGGCCCGAATCAGACGGTTTACCGGCGGTGAAGTGGATTCTCCTTCCCGTAATCTTGCCCGCTATGTAGACAAAATGGCTGATCTGTACATTCGCAATTTGGATGTAATGATGATCTATCGTTTGGATCGTTTTGGTCGTGGAGGCCACCATCGCCCATTTAATGATGCAGGTTTTCCGGGAGTTCGAATTATGGAGACCAACGAAGATTATAATCATCAGCATCAAGACCTCAGGACTGAGGATGGAGTCGAATATGGAGATGTTCTAAGTGAAGTTGAATTTGATTATGCAGCAAAACTTACCGGCTTGAATGCCGTGGTTATGGCCGGAATGTCATGGGCTCCGAAACCACCTGCTGAAGTGTCAATTTCCGGTGCAGTTCGTCCGAGCGCTACTTTAAGTTGGAAAGCATTGGATCCGGATAAAAACCCACAACTTGCCGGTTATCGAATCTATTGGCGACTTACTGATTCCAACCAGTGGGAAAAAAGCGTGTTCGTTCCGGCTGATGTAACCGAACACACCCTCGAAAACGTCGTCATCGACAACTATTATTTCGGTGTTGCCAGTGTTTCTAAAAGTGGTTTTGAGAGCCCGGTAGTATTCCCGGGTCCTGCCGGTTCTTTTGGGGACTAA
- a CDS encoding peptidoglycan DD-metalloendopeptidase family protein, whose translation MSVDVFAQTYEERREELLKQQENTRAEINVLEARIKNYQAKVNQAEEQFDQSYEKFQSLNNLIALQDDKIKNLQEEQKQIEAEIELTEEEIELRENELEHLIESYQKIILYAYKNGRTGSLELLLTSGSINQMLVRSNYLRRFNEQKNKQAEAIKEARLELDEVKDELEDSYQRNRLVIDEIQDEKQELDNQRQQQELTVEEIKEERSTWLAELRKVREEKENLENSFANLISEEESLREAENERLRRLAEARNIADPSRRADEVEKYSTSSVFRENYVSDEILLTYEQSFAQAKGQMPWPVNSKTVAKKFGRIRNPLYGSVTEHPGIDIISDPGAPVNAVSDGYVMDILPMRGYGDVVFVKHGSYYTAYGNLSSIDVEVGAVLSRGERLGRSGTSESELGEVLFFAVRDGKEFVNPENWLSAK comes from the coding sequence ATGAGTGTTGATGTATTTGCACAAACTTATGAAGAACGTCGAGAAGAACTGCTAAAGCAGCAGGAAAATACGCGAGCAGAAATTAATGTGCTTGAAGCGCGGATTAAAAATTATCAAGCCAAGGTAAATCAAGCTGAGGAGCAATTTGATCAATCTTATGAAAAATTTCAATCTCTGAATAACCTCATTGCTCTTCAAGATGACAAAATTAAAAATTTGCAAGAAGAGCAAAAGCAAATTGAAGCAGAAATTGAACTTACCGAAGAGGAGATTGAACTGCGTGAGAACGAGTTGGAACATCTGATAGAAAGTTATCAGAAAATCATTTTATATGCTTATAAAAATGGGAGAACAGGAAGCCTTGAATTGCTATTAACTTCAGGATCTATCAACCAAATGTTGGTAAGGTCGAACTATCTACGCCGATTTAATGAGCAAAAAAACAAACAAGCTGAAGCCATAAAAGAAGCAAGGCTTGAATTAGATGAAGTGAAGGATGAACTGGAAGACAGTTATCAAAGAAACCGACTCGTGATTGATGAAATTCAGGATGAAAAACAAGAATTAGATAATCAGCGGCAACAGCAGGAATTAACGGTTGAGGAAATCAAAGAAGAACGCAGCACCTGGCTGGCAGAGCTAAGGAAAGTCCGGGAAGAAAAAGAAAACCTGGAGAACTCATTTGCAAATCTGATTTCAGAAGAAGAATCATTGCGGGAGGCTGAAAATGAGCGCCTGAGGAGATTAGCAGAAGCCCGAAATATTGCAGACCCTTCTCGCCGGGCAGATGAAGTTGAGAAGTATTCGACAAGCTCTGTTTTTCGTGAAAACTATGTGAGTGATGAGATTCTGTTAACCTATGAACAGTCGTTTGCACAGGCGAAAGGACAAATGCCCTGGCCTGTAAACAGTAAAACCGTAGCCAAGAAATTTGGACGAATTCGTAATCCCCTATACGGTTCGGTTACCGAACATCCCGGAATTGATATTATAAGCGATCCCGGTGCTCCCGTGAATGCTGTTTCAGATGGATATGTGATGGATATTCTTCCTATGCGCGGATATGGCGATGTGGTATTTGTGAAACACGGTTCCTACTATACAGCTTATGGCAATTTGAGTAGTATTGATGTGGAGGTAGGGGCTGTTCTAAGTCGCGGAGAAAGATTAGGCCGTTCCGGTACAAGTGAGTCTGAATTGGGTGAAGTTCTTTTCTTTGCCGTTCGTGATGGGAAAGAATTTGTGAATCCGGAAAACTGGCTTTCCGCAAAATAA
- a CDS encoding DUF4292 domain-containing protein, translated as MKLNSHHLLLYIIFLSFLISACGTSRPITEGDFRESEVPIEEVVSSIPNYFNELNTLSGKGRALVSEPGNSDRVTIDFEANQKLSLLTIHNRIGIEGGQMLVDKDSILIYNRVDKEAQKISIYDGRMTSLNELASINILDLINFKVDASEVNAIFESNNSFQLRLNNGSRVFVNKEERWVEQVTQTRPGLAPYSKIIYENYGELERFILPRKITIFSADGDSRVVFLVRSLTVNPGNLELEISIPENIKIQRL; from the coding sequence GTGAAATTGAATTCTCACCACCTCCTGCTATATATCATCTTCTTAAGTTTTTTGATTTCTGCCTGTGGTACGTCCAGGCCGATAACAGAGGGTGATTTTAGAGAAAGTGAGGTGCCGATAGAAGAGGTTGTTTCCTCCATTCCTAATTATTTTAATGAGCTTAATACACTTTCAGGCAAGGGCAGGGCATTAGTAAGTGAGCCGGGTAATAGCGACCGGGTAACAATAGATTTTGAAGCAAATCAAAAATTAAGCTTATTGACTATTCATAACCGAATTGGTATTGAAGGTGGGCAGATGCTGGTGGATAAAGATTCCATTCTCATCTACAACCGGGTAGATAAAGAGGCTCAAAAGATTTCCATTTATGATGGACGAATGACAAGTCTGAATGAGCTGGCATCAATTAATATTCTGGACTTGATTAATTTTAAAGTAGATGCCTCAGAAGTAAATGCAATATTCGAAAGCAATAATTCTTTTCAGTTACGTTTAAATAATGGTTCACGTGTTTTTGTAAATAAAGAAGAGAGATGGGTTGAACAAGTGACTCAGACCCGGCCAGGTTTAGCACCCTACTCTAAAATTATTTACGAAAACTATGGAGAGCTGGAAAGATTCATATTACCTCGAAAAATAACGATATTCAGTGCGGATGGAGATTCCCGGGTCGTTTTTTTAGTCCGAAGCCTGACGGTTAATCCGGGTAATCTTGAATTAGAAATCAGTATTCCGGAAAATATAAAGATTCAGCGGCTATGA
- a CDS encoding tetratricopeptide repeat protein, which produces MKYHRYIIFVLLLMVYSPLLAQVQTDSELSGKAAYIRGIEAFENEEYEKARQLLLEAKRNLANASGVDYALADTYLMQDDLPNAALYGKQAVESEPDNKWYRLKLAQIYRSAGQNNATLRELNTLLDYHPNDFDGLYMLADTYKDYGEFVKSNQTLNEILKLTGPDISVLLMKFRNFEALVIPDSAIAQLEKIREVDPDNLDMLNLLGQYYAKTGDKSQAKETLYDALARNARDPQTLINLAGIYLDEQKWDSAGTLLTNFISDPLIKAEEKMNIARFMYSRAQNDSQNIQLRIETERILDSLTENESEFGPAFTLAGEFYVQTDQPEKALQKLERANKLLPQDDIAWRQRLQLLLNQQKFKETIEVGKQAHESVPDDAFIQFFVGSAYMLTDQNNEAEKWLENAARAPARRPFKSIVYGTLGDVRANLEEHEESDEAYELALRYDSENDNAMNNYAYNLSIRGENLERAKDLALKAIELAPENAAYLDTVGWVYYKLKDYDRAQRFIKAAIDTGEASAEVLEHMGDVYEKLDNLNEAQRWWEQALEKDSTRTHLQEKIN; this is translated from the coding sequence ATGAAATATCATCGATATATAATTTTTGTCTTACTTTTAATGGTGTACAGTCCACTATTGGCCCAGGTACAAACCGATAGTGAGCTTTCCGGTAAAGCTGCATACATACGAGGTATTGAGGCTTTTGAGAATGAAGAATATGAGAAAGCCCGGCAGCTTTTGCTCGAAGCAAAAAGAAACCTTGCCAATGCCTCCGGGGTAGATTATGCTCTGGCGGATACCTATTTGATGCAGGATGACCTTCCTAATGCGGCTTTATATGGTAAGCAAGCAGTTGAAAGCGAGCCTGACAACAAATGGTATCGATTGAAATTAGCTCAGATTTATCGTAGTGCCGGCCAAAATAATGCTACGTTGAGAGAGTTGAATACCTTACTCGATTATCACCCGAATGATTTTGATGGTTTATATATGTTGGCGGATACCTATAAGGATTATGGAGAGTTTGTGAAATCCAACCAAACCCTTAATGAAATATTGAAGCTGACCGGGCCAGATATTTCAGTATTGTTAATGAAATTCCGAAACTTTGAAGCCCTGGTAATTCCTGATTCTGCTATAGCTCAGCTTGAAAAAATTCGTGAAGTTGATCCCGATAATTTGGACATGCTCAACCTCTTAGGACAATATTATGCTAAAACCGGTGATAAAAGTCAGGCGAAGGAAACACTGTATGATGCCTTGGCCCGAAATGCCCGGGATCCCCAGACGCTCATAAATTTAGCAGGGATTTACCTAGACGAACAAAAATGGGACAGTGCCGGAACCTTGCTTACGAATTTTATTTCGGATCCATTAATAAAAGCCGAAGAAAAAATGAATATTGCCCGGTTCATGTATTCGAGAGCTCAGAATGATTCACAAAACATTCAGCTGAGAATTGAAACAGAACGTATTCTAGACTCTTTAACTGAAAATGAATCCGAATTCGGTCCTGCATTCACACTGGCAGGAGAATTTTATGTGCAAACGGATCAACCTGAAAAAGCTCTTCAAAAATTGGAAAGAGCCAACAAGTTATTGCCTCAGGATGATATTGCGTGGCGGCAAAGGCTTCAATTATTGCTGAATCAACAGAAATTTAAAGAGACTATCGAAGTAGGAAAGCAAGCACATGAGTCGGTTCCTGACGATGCATTTATACAATTTTTTGTAGGAAGCGCCTATATGTTAACTGACCAAAATAATGAAGCGGAAAAGTGGTTGGAAAATGCAGCTCGGGCACCGGCTCGACGTCCATTCAAGTCTATTGTTTATGGTACACTGGGAGATGTAAGAGCAAATCTTGAGGAGCATGAAGAGTCAGACGAAGCTTATGAATTGGCTTTGCGCTATGACTCAGAAAATGATAATGCCATGAACAATTATGCATATAATCTATCGATACGAGGAGAAAATCTGGAACGTGCTAAAGATTTAGCACTAAAAGCCATTGAATTAGCTCCCGAAAATGCCGCTTACCTGGATACCGTAGGTTGGGTTTATTATAAATTAAAAGATTATGATCGTGCACAACGTTTTATTAAAGCAGCTATTGATACCGGTGAAGCGAGTGCCGAAGTGTTGGAGCATATGGGGGATGTATATGAAAAACTCGATAATCTTAACGAAGCCCAGAGATGGTGGGAGCAAGCACTGGAGAAAGACTCTACCCGAACCCATTTGCAAGAAAAAATTAATTAA
- a CDS encoding GNAT family N-acetyltransferase: MSVEIFITSEHHNIYSQDICVLIEQAAHQRGTGIAKREPEYIQKKISNGNAIIALDRNEFAGFCYLEVWEDKKYVANSGLIVHPDYRGKGLAKKIKAKAFELSKEKYPGSKIFGITTSLPVMKINSDLGYKPVTFSELTQDETFWKGCQSCPNYDILTRNNRKNCLCTGMLFDPKHPNKKPREEREKNIAKYYRWVRLKTVKYLKFLSPIKSLL, translated from the coding sequence ATGTCCGTAGAAATATTTATCACTTCAGAGCATCATAACATCTATTCACAAGATATTTGTGTGTTAATTGAACAAGCTGCACATCAGCGAGGTACCGGTATAGCCAAGCGTGAACCTGAATACATTCAAAAAAAGATCAGTAATGGCAATGCCATTATAGCCCTTGACCGTAACGAGTTTGCAGGGTTTTGTTATCTCGAAGTTTGGGAAGACAAAAAGTATGTTGCAAACTCAGGTCTTATCGTCCATCCTGATTACCGTGGCAAAGGATTGGCAAAAAAAATTAAGGCTAAAGCATTTGAGCTCTCTAAGGAAAAGTATCCTGGGTCAAAGATTTTTGGGATTACAACCAGCCTCCCGGTAATGAAAATCAATTCAGACCTAGGCTACAAACCGGTTACATTTTCAGAACTTACCCAGGATGAAACATTTTGGAAGGGCTGTCAAAGCTGTCCCAACTACGATATTCTGACCCGTAACAACCGAAAAAATTGTTTGTGCACAGGTATGCTTTTTGATCCAAAGCACCCAAATAAAAAGCCCAGGGAAGAACGCGAAAAAAACATTGCCAAATACTATCGCTGGGTTCGATTAAAAACCGTGAAGTACCTCAAATTTTTAAGTCCGATAAAATCTCTGCTATGA
- the argG gene encoding argininosuccinate synthase, with amino-acid sequence MKKKKVLLAFSGGLDTSYCAIYLAKEKGYEVYTAAINTGGFNKSEEKSLEKRAKTLGIDTHICLNVEEEFYQKGIKYLIFGNVLKNHTYPLSVSAERVFQAVAIAEYAKEIGADAIAHGSTGAGNDQVRFDLVFNVMAPDMEIITPIRDQKLSREEEVEYLKQNGIDQEWEKAKYSINKGLWGTSVGGAETLNSHQNLPEKAWPTEAVNRDSLTIELGFDKGEPITINGDRFAPIELIKKLDSIASPYGIGRDIHVGDTIIGIKGRVGFEAAAPLIIIKAHQLLEKHTLGKWQLYWKDQLAEWYGMLMHEGQYLDPVMRNIETFLKDTQKSVSGKVFVKLENKRFELEGIESDCDLMASKFGQYGEMNEAWSAEDVKGFTKILANSMLIQKQVQEQHND; translated from the coding sequence ATGAAAAAGAAAAAAGTTTTACTCGCCTTCAGTGGCGGCCTCGATACCAGCTATTGTGCCATTTATCTCGCCAAAGAAAAGGGATATGAAGTTTATACCGCTGCTATAAATACCGGTGGATTTAATAAATCTGAAGAAAAATCTCTGGAAAAAAGAGCCAAAACATTGGGCATTGATACCCATATATGCTTAAATGTAGAAGAGGAGTTTTACCAAAAAGGCATCAAATACCTGATATTTGGTAATGTTCTTAAAAATCATACTTATCCTCTTTCAGTAAGTGCCGAGCGTGTTTTCCAGGCGGTGGCAATAGCTGAATATGCCAAAGAAATTGGCGCTGATGCCATTGCTCATGGAAGCACCGGGGCCGGAAATGATCAGGTCCGTTTTGACTTGGTTTTTAATGTGATGGCTCCCGATATGGAAATCATCACTCCAATCCGTGATCAGAAATTAAGTCGTGAAGAAGAAGTGGAGTACTTGAAACAAAACGGTATCGATCAGGAGTGGGAAAAGGCCAAATACTCCATCAATAAGGGATTGTGGGGAACTTCTGTGGGCGGAGCCGAAACGCTTAATTCACACCAAAACCTGCCGGAAAAAGCATGGCCAACAGAGGCGGTTAATCGTGATTCGCTAACTATAGAGCTTGGATTCGATAAAGGAGAACCAATAACGATAAACGGTGATCGCTTTGCGCCAATAGAATTGATTAAAAAGCTCGACTCAATAGCTTCACCATACGGTATTGGAAGAGATATTCATGTAGGCGATACGATCATTGGTATTAAAGGGCGCGTGGGATTTGAGGCAGCAGCTCCCCTGATCATTATCAAAGCACACCAACTGCTGGAAAAGCACACCCTGGGCAAGTGGCAGTTGTACTGGAAAGATCAGCTTGCCGAATGGTATGGCATGCTGATGCATGAAGGACAATATCTCGATCCGGTAATGCGCAACATTGAAACTTTCCTGAAAGACACTCAAAAAAGTGTGTCTGGAAAAGTATTCGTGAAACTGGAAAACAAGCGATTTGAACTGGAAGGCATTGAATCGGATTGTGATCTGATGGCTTCAAAATTTGGTCAATACGGTGAAATGAATGAAGCCTGGAGTGCGGAAGATGTGAAAGGATTTACCAAAATCCTGGCTAATTCCATGCTCATTCAAAAACAAGTTCAGGAGCAGCACAATGATTAA
- the argC gene encoding N-acetyl-gamma-glutamyl-phosphate reductase produces MIKVGIIGGAGYTAGELIRILLNHPKTEITSVVSQSHKGEFLASAHPDLEGETTLKFDSELTPDVEVIFLCSGHGKSTAIVENRAIPESAKIIDLSSDYRIKSNKHDFVYGLPELNRENIKNAKHIANPGCFATCIQLSILPLADAGLLNQDVHVTAITGSTGAGQNPTDTTHFSWRSNNASIYKAFTHQHLSEIRQSIQQLQPNFFQNIHFIPMRGAFTRGILATSYLPLGASLQEIKSLFDTYYKHHPFVHISETSPDVKRVVNTNKALLHIQKENEQILITGVIDNLLKGASGQAVQNMNLLFGLNETTGLTLKSGAF; encoded by the coding sequence ATGATTAAAGTCGGAATAATTGGCGGAGCCGGGTATACGGCAGGCGAACTGATTCGTATTTTATTGAATCATCCAAAAACGGAAATTACAAGTGTGGTGAGTCAAAGCCATAAAGGCGAATTTCTAGCTTCTGCACATCCTGATCTGGAAGGTGAAACAACGCTCAAATTTGATTCGGAATTAACACCAGATGTGGAGGTTATTTTTCTTTGCTCCGGACACGGAAAATCCACGGCAATTGTAGAGAATAGAGCGATTCCGGAAAGCGCAAAAATTATTGATCTGAGTTCAGATTACCGCATCAAAAGCAATAAACATGATTTTGTATATGGGCTTCCTGAATTAAATCGCGAAAATATCAAAAACGCAAAACATATCGCCAATCCCGGTTGTTTTGCCACATGTATTCAGCTTTCAATATTACCATTGGCTGATGCCGGTTTATTGAATCAGGATGTGCATGTGACCGCCATCACCGGAAGTACCGGGGCGGGACAAAATCCCACTGACACTACCCATTTTAGTTGGCGCAGTAACAACGCGTCTATCTACAAAGCTTTTACACACCAGCATTTAAGTGAGATCAGGCAAAGCATACAGCAGCTTCAGCCAAATTTCTTTCAAAACATTCATTTTATCCCTATGCGCGGAGCTTTTACAAGAGGAATTCTTGCCACATCCTATTTACCCTTGGGGGCTTCCCTGCAAGAAATTAAATCATTATTCGACACCTACTATAAACACCATCCCTTTGTACATATTTCTGAAACCTCTCCCGATGTAAAACGAGTGGTAAATACTAACAAAGCCTTACTTCACATTCAAAAAGAGAACGAGCAAATCCTTATTACCGGTGTCATAGACAACCTGCTAAAAGGCGCTTCCGGTCAGGCTGTTCAAAATATGAATCTGCTTTTTGGACTAAATGAAACAACCGGTCTCACCCTAAAATCAGGAGCATTCTGA
- a CDS encoding aminotransferase class III-fold pyridoxal phosphate-dependent enzyme, with protein sequence MNLFQVYPLLDVEPVKAKGNYIYDDDGQKYLDFYGGHAVISIGHSHPHYVDRVNAQLNDIGFYSNSVPISIQKELADKLGKLTEYRNWNLFLCNSGAEANENALKVASAHNKCKKVLAFSGAFHGRTSLAVSVTDNPDILFPVNEGAEVLRYAFEDFDGVESALKNEDISAVIIEGIQGVGGVVAPSPEFFKHLRKLCDNTDTVFILDEVQSGFGRTGKFFAHQLFAIEPDIITMAKGMGNGFPVGGVLIHPKFEASFGMLGTTFGGNHLACAASLAVLEVIEQEKLMDNAMKMGEYLKLELNKLPQIKEVRGFGLMIGVEFMAPVEKWRKKLLYRHHIFTGSSANKNVLRLLPPLGINKEECDTLIKALKEVLT encoded by the coding sequence ATGAATCTATTCCAAGTTTACCCCCTTCTCGACGTAGAGCCTGTCAAAGCCAAAGGCAATTACATCTATGATGACGACGGTCAAAAATATCTTGATTTCTATGGGGGGCACGCGGTTATTTCCATAGGGCATTCTCATCCGCATTATGTGGATCGTGTGAATGCACAGTTAAACGACATTGGTTTTTACTCCAATTCAGTTCCCATCAGTATCCAGAAAGAGCTGGCTGACAAATTGGGCAAACTTACGGAGTATAGAAACTGGAATTTATTTTTATGTAATTCAGGAGCCGAAGCAAATGAAAATGCACTGAAAGTTGCCTCTGCCCATAACAAGTGTAAAAAAGTCCTGGCTTTTTCTGGTGCTTTTCACGGGCGTACTTCCCTTGCCGTTTCTGTTACTGACAATCCCGATATCCTTTTTCCTGTAAATGAAGGGGCCGAAGTACTGCGTTATGCATTTGAAGATTTTGATGGCGTTGAATCAGCATTGAAAAATGAAGATATAAGTGCAGTAATTATAGAAGGGATTCAAGGAGTAGGTGGAGTTGTTGCTCCATCTCCTGAGTTTTTTAAACACCTCAGGAAGCTATGCGATAACACTGATACCGTCTTTATTTTGGATGAAGTCCAATCCGGATTTGGCCGTACCGGTAAATTTTTCGCCCATCAATTGTTTGCGATTGAACCGGATATAATCACCATGGCAAAAGGAATGGGTAACGGATTTCCGGTAGGAGGTGTGCTCATTCATCCCAAATTTGAAGCCTCTTTTGGAATGTTGGGAACGACCTTTGGAGGAAATCACCTGGCTTGTGCGGCTTCGCTGGCTGTTTTGGAAGTGATTGAACAAGAGAAATTAATGGACAATGCCATGAAAATGGGTGAATACCTGAAATTAGAGTTGAATAAACTTCCACAGATAAAAGAAGTGCGGGGATTTGGGTTGATGATTGGGGTGGAATTTATGGCCCCGGTGGAAAAATGGAGAAAAAAATTGTTGTATAGGCATCACATTTTTACGGGATCATCAGCCAATAAAAACGTCCTCCGGTTACTCCCTCCGCTTGGTATTAATAAAGAAGAATGCGATACCCTGATCAAGGCTTTAAAGGAGGTTTTGACATGA